A genomic window from Candidatus Pelagisphaera phototrophica includes:
- a CDS encoding nitrilase-related carbon-nitrogen hydrolase — protein sequence MQLIACQYNIQWENREANFDAIRTLLSEYEIKPGALIVLPEMFSSGFSMNVARVAEATPSLTESFLAEIAQEYESWTLGGLVYQLADGKGSNELSVFDPSGHRIGHYQKNHCFSYTGESDHYESGKDILLFDWQGFKVCPVICYDLRFPELFRRSVKAGADLFPVIANWPDSRVDHWVTLLKARAIENQAFTIGVNRVGKDPKFNYPGHSVIFDPHGTQLALAGIGSCCISADIHPQTATEWREEFRALGDMKI from the coding sequence ATGCAACTCATCGCCTGCCAATACAACATCCAATGGGAAAACCGCGAAGCAAATTTCGACGCGATTCGAACACTTCTTTCGGAATACGAAATCAAACCGGGAGCGCTCATCGTTTTGCCGGAGATGTTCTCGAGTGGCTTTAGTATGAACGTCGCTCGCGTCGCGGAAGCCACCCCTTCCCTAACCGAAAGCTTTCTCGCCGAAATCGCTCAAGAATATGAGTCATGGACACTGGGTGGATTGGTTTACCAATTGGCGGACGGTAAAGGCAGCAATGAATTATCCGTATTCGATCCTTCCGGACATAGAATTGGGCACTATCAGAAAAACCACTGCTTCAGCTATACAGGCGAATCAGACCACTATGAGTCCGGTAAAGACATTCTCCTCTTCGACTGGCAGGGATTTAAAGTGTGCCCGGTTATTTGCTACGACCTCCGCTTCCCGGAACTATTTCGCAGGAGCGTCAAAGCCGGAGCGGATCTCTTCCCAGTGATCGCCAATTGGCCGGACTCGCGCGTTGATCACTGGGTCACCCTGTTGAAAGCTCGGGCGATTGAGAACCAAGCCTTTACCATCGGGGTCAATCGCGTCGGCAAAGATCCCAAATTCAACTATCCTGGACACTCAGTCATTTTCGATCCCCATGGAACGCAGCTAGCACTCGCTGGCATTGGCTCATGTTGTATCTCTGCAGACATCCATCCGCAAACTGCAACCGAATGGCGGGAAGAGTTTCGAGCCCTCGGAGACATGAAGATTTAG